The Gracilibacillus caseinilyticus genome segment CTATCAACAATCACCATCACAAGCAATCGCCTATAATCCTTATCAAAAAAACTACTGGCTAGAGCTAGGCGCACCGGAACAGGTGGAAGGATTGGTAAAAACAGAGCCAGAGAATTCACAGGTCTGGTATCATGCCGGAAAGATTTTAGTATCAGATCACCAACGTGAATTGGCACTTTCTTATTACAAAAAAGCTCTAATGCTGGACGATTATGATACGAATATTTACCGTGCGATTATTTTTTTATCATCCGAATTGACAACGGATACGAAGCAGTCTGTCTATGCGCAAGAGGCGATAAGAACATACGAAAAAATGCAACTAGCGTATCGGCAGATAGAAGAACATGATCATGGTGAAGCGCACAATAATCGCGATTTTTTCATTCCGAATGCTGTTAATAAGGAAATAGAGAAGCTGCAGTAAGTTAGTTGTTGGTGGTATGATGAAACATGGAGGCGTTCTCCATGTTTTTCATGCTAAAATGAAAGCGCTTCAAAAAGGGGGTGATACATCATGAAAAGTCCTTTCTCATTTGAAAATATTAGCTTAAAGAATCGGATTTCCCTTGTCTTTGCGGTCAGTACCTTTCTGTTGCTCATGTGTACCATCATTATCTCTTATCAGTCTATGTCGAATATTTTGACCAATAAATTACATGATAGCTTCAGCAGTAATCTGAGACAAATCCGACTATCGATTGAGGACACGATCGATGATCTGAATTATGTAGCGCAGCAAATTGCCTTTTCGGAAAACATTGGCTATAAACTGGAAAACTATTTACGGTATCCTCCGTCCTACGATAGAGTCAAAGTGTATGAGGATATCAAAAACGAGATTAATGTTATTACCTTCAGTAACCCCGGGATTGGTTTGTCTTTACTTTATAACAAGCAGCAGGATCATTACCTTTTTTACAATTATGGGGTCAAGCCGGATTTCTCACTCAGTCATGACCCATTGCTGGCAGAAGGTTATAATATGCACACCTATGGCCCGCATATTAGTATGGAAAAATACAAAGATAATCATGTGTTATCGACTTCAAGGAAATTAGATGTGAATTTCTCGGACCAAATTTATATTTATTTGGAGTCGAATCTGGATTTCACCAATGATTTACTTGAAATAGGCAGTGTTATGAATAATGCTAACTACATGATGCTGGATGAAAACCAAAACATTATTTACAGTGAAAATGACTCCTTTCCTCGCAACAGTACATTTCCCAGTAACAGCAAAGGATATGGAAAACAGAATGGATTTTACTGGTTTGAGGAATCAACGAAAAAAGGCTGGAGCATTGTCGCTTTAATTCCGATCGCAGAATACAATCAGGAAATGAACCAGTGGGCGATTCTTATGCTGTATATTGCGATTCTTTTTGTACTTATCAGTTTGCTGGTGTCCTGGTTATTATGGAAGACGTTATATAAACCAATGAATCAATTCCGCCACGAAATAAAATTAATGGGAGATAATAATTTTCATTCAGAGGTAGTGAATACCAAAATACCAGAGTTCGTCGATTTAATCGATCATTTTCGGGATATGAGAGGACAAATTGTTGAATTGATCCATGAGATTGAGAAAAAAGAGCGGATGAGGGCTGATTTAGAAGTAGAAAAATTAAAACATCAGATCAATCCACATTTTTTGATGAACACATTGGACACGGCAAAATGGCTGGCGATTTCAGGCGATAAACAGGAGCTTACCAGTCTATTAAC includes the following:
- a CDS encoding sensor histidine kinase, which encodes MKSPFSFENISLKNRISLVFAVSTFLLLMCTIIISYQSMSNILTNKLHDSFSSNLRQIRLSIEDTIDDLNYVAQQIAFSENIGYKLENYLRYPPSYDRVKVYEDIKNEINVITFSNPGIGLSLLYNKQQDHYLFYNYGVKPDFSLSHDPLLAEGYNMHTYGPHISMEKYKDNHVLSTSRKLDVNFSDQIYIYLESNLDFTNDLLEIGSVMNNANYMMLDENQNIIYSENDSFPRNSTFPSNSKGYGKQNGFYWFEESTKKGWSIVALIPIAEYNQEMNQWAILMLYIAILFVLISLLVSWLLWKTLYKPMNQFRHEIKLMGDNNFHSEVVNTKIPEFVDLIDHFRDMRGQIVELIHEIEKKERMRADLEVEKLKHQINPHFLMNTLDTAKWLAISGDKQELTSLLTSLNKLLHYNMGKLGILSTLEDELESMQQYLVLQQIRYDFEFETFLFVKEEVLQAPLPRFILQPIVENALYHGLVDEGTILITVKMEALQLVIDIADNGKGMTSQQVEELLHKQTFKQTNQGMGIGLNYVKRVLARTYGLDAKIEIVSHIGKGTVVTLRIPYLKGEKA